A single region of the Musa acuminata AAA Group cultivar baxijiao chromosome BXJ1-11, Cavendish_Baxijiao_AAA, whole genome shotgun sequence genome encodes:
- the LOC135597487 gene encoding protease Do-like 2, chloroplastic translates to MAAVNAVFASPSCSSPLSFPRSSSSYRRSIFASHRPHRSGRQSLSKDHSNRRKNDVVEGVSQKRFPGRGKDDRTYLPSDGSRGDAGLSQSQSQSQSTAFKSIGTQKKDKGMVYDLKEQQADETGKFQDSAFLNAVVKVYCTHTSPDYSLPWQKQRQFTSTGSAFMIGDGKLLTNAHCVEHGTQVKVKRRGDDTKFVAKVLARGIECDIALLSVESEDFWKGAEPLRFGRLPCLQDSVTVVGYPLGGDTISVTKGVVSRIEVTSYAHGSSDLLGIQIDAAINPGNSGGPAFNDHGECIGVAFQVFRSEEAENIGYVIPTTVVSHFLNDYERSGKYTGFPSLGVLLQKLENPALRACLKVSSNEGVLVRRVEPTSPASDVLKEGDVIVSFDGVQVGSEGTVPFRSTERIAFRYLISQKFSGDVAELGIIRDGTYMKVQTILQPRVHLVPYHIEGGQPSYLIIAGLVFTPLSEPLIEEECEDSIGLKLLAKARYSLARFKGEEIVILSQVLANEVNIGYEDMGNQQVMKFNGTPIKNIRHLAHLVDTCKDKYLIFEFEDNFLAVLEREAAAAASPFVLKDYGIPCERSSDLLEPFIDLVEDKQILNQDIGDSPVSNFEIGFDGLLWA, encoded by the exons ATGGCGGCCGTGAACGCGGTCTTCGCCTCCCCTTCTTGTTCCTCCCCTCTCTCCTTCCCCCGCTCGTCCTCTTCCTACCGCAGATCAATCTTCGCCTCCCACAGACCGCATCGTTCCGGCCGTCAGTCGCTCAGCAAAGACCATTCCAATCGGCGGAAAAACGACGTG GTGGAAGGGGTTTCCCAGAAGAGGTTTCCGGGAAGAGGGAAGGACGATAGGACGTACCTTCCATCGGACGGTAGTCGGGGAGATGCTGGGctgtcgcagtcgcagtcgcagtcgcagtcgaCGGCGTTCAAGTCTATTGGAACACAGAAGAAGGACAAGGGCATGGTTTATGATCTCAAGGAGCAGCAG GCCGATGAAACAGGAAAATTTCAAGATTCAGCTTTTCTTAATGCTGTTGTGAAG GTTTACTGCACACATACCTCACCTGATTATTCACTTCCTTGGCAGAAACAAAGGCAATTTACAAGTACTGGAAG TGCTTTCATGATTGGTGATGGTAAGCTTCTGACAAATGCTCATTGTGTCGAGCATGGAACTCAG GTTAAAGTGAAGAGAAGGGGAGATGACACTAAGTTTGTAGCTAAG GTCTTAGCTAGAGGTATAGAATGTGACATAGCATTACTCTCAGTTGAGAGTGAAGATTTCTGGAAAGGTGCTGAACCACTTCGTTTTGGTCGTTTGCCATGCCTTCAG GATTCGGTCACTGTTGTAGGATATCCGCTTGGTGGAGATACGATCTCTGTGACAAAGGGTGTGGTATCACGAATTGAG GTTACTTCGTATGCTCATGGATCATCTGATCTGCTTGGCATTCAAATTGATGCTGCAATAAATCCTG GAAACAGTGGTGGTCCTGCCTTTAATGACCATGGAGAATGTATCGGAGTGGCATTTCAG GTTTTCAGATCAGAAGAAGCTGAAAATATTGGATATGTTATTCCCACAACAGTCGTTTCTCATTTTCTGAATGATTATGAGAGAAGCGGGAAGTATACTG GATTTCCTTCTCTTGGGGTCTTACTTCAGAAGTTGGAGAATCCAGCACTGAGGGCATGCCTAAAAGTATCATCGAATGAG GGTGTTTTGGTCCGGAGAGTTGAACCCACTTCTCCAGCTAGTGATGTTCTCAAGGAG GGAGACGTGATTGTAAGCTTTGATGGTGTTCAAGTGGGATCAGAAGGAACTGTCCCATTCCGATCCACAGAGCGGATTGCCTTTCGCTATTTAATAAGTCAAAA GTTTTCTGGTGATGTTGCAGAACTTGGGATCATCCGTGATGGAACCTACATGAAAGTTCAGACTATCTTGCAACCTCGGGTGCACTTA GTGCCATACCACATTGAAGGAGGACAACCTTCTTATCTGATAATCGCAGGCCTTGTATTCACTCCTCTCTCAGAGCCTCTGATAGA AGAGGAGTGTGAAGACTCAATCGGG CTTAAATTACTAGCAAAGGCCCGTTATTCTTTAGCAAGATTCAAAGGCGAAGAAATTGTAATATTATCACAG GTTTTAGCTAATGAAGTGAACATAGGATACGAGGATATGGGCAACCAACAG GTGATGAAATTCAATGGAACTCCAATAAAAAACATCCGACATCTGGCTCATCTTGTTGACA CTTGCAAAGACAAGTACTTGATATTTGAATTTGAagacaatttccttgctgttttgGAACGAGAGGCTGCTGCTGCCGCCTCACCATTTGTTCTAAAAGACTACGGAATTCCATGCGAAAGGTCATCTGATTTGCTCGAACCATTTATCGACTTGGTGGAAGACAAACAAATACTGAATCAAGATATCGGGGACAGCCCCGTGTCAAATTTTGAGATTGGATTTGATGGCCTCCTATGGGCATGA
- the LOC135597488 gene encoding lipase-like codes for MGRWLLVKVLVLIGLFVVSGGRVIKMKHEVEGPVYNQTIVKILVEYASAVYMTDLTELFTWTCSRCNGLTKGFEMIELIVDVQNCLQAFVGVSPDLNSIIIAFRGTQEHSIRNWIEDLFWKQLDLNYPGMPDAMVHHGFYSAYHNTTLRHGILNAVQRAREAYGNVHIFVTGHSMGGALASFCALDLTIKHGIEDIQLVTFGQPRIGNAAFSNYFIRHVPHTVRVTHANDIVPHLPPYYSRFQRKTYHHFAREVWLQDIEVESLVYSVEKICDGSGEDPSCSRSVSGNSIADHLKYYDIDLQADSLGSCKIVMNTSTTRYHVDDSGNIMLSEDHLSPSFVELNSLVL; via the exons ATGGGACGATGGCTGTTGGTCAAGGTCTTGGTTTTGATCGGATTATTCGTCGTTTCAGGAGGAAGAG TAATTAAGATGAAGCATGAGGTTGAAGGCCCTGTCTACAATCAAACTATCGTCAAGATTCTCGTCGAATATGCCTCTGCT GTCTATATGACAGATTTAACAGAACTTTTTACATGGACTTGCTCAAGATGTAATGGTCTGACAAAG GGATTCGAGATGATAGAGCTTATTGTTGATGTCCAGAACTGTTTACAG GCATTTGTTGGAGTTTCTCCTGATCTGAATTCCATTATTATTGCTTTCAGAGGCACACAAGAACACAG CATACGTAATTGGATTGAAGACTTGTTCTGGAAGCAGCTGGATCTTAACTACCCTGGCATGCCAGATGCAATG GTGCACCATGGGTTTTATTCTGCTTACCATAACACTACTCTGCGTCATGGGATCCTAAATGCTGTTCAAAGGGCTAGGGAGGCATATGGAAACGTCCACATTTTTGTTACAGGGCATTCAATGGGAGGGGCTCTAGCTTCCTTTTGTGCACTTGATCTTACT ATTAAACATGGAATAGAAGACATTCAGCTCGTGACATTTGGACAGCCTCGTATAGGCAATGCTGCTTTTTCCAATTATTTCATCAGACATGTACCACATACAGTTCGTGTGACTCATGCAAATGACATTGTGCCACACTTACCGCCATATTATTCCCGTTTTCAACGAAAGACATACCATCACTTTGCAAGAGAG GTTTGGCTCCAAGACATTGAAGTAGAAAGCCTTGTatactcagttgagaagatctgtgATGGATCTGGAGAAGACCCTTCTTGTAGCAG ATCTGTTTCTGGGAACAGCATAGCGGACCATCTCAAATATTATGACATCGATTTACAGGCTGATTCTTTGGGATCTTGCAAAATCGTTATGAATACTAGCACCACACGGTACCATGTAGACGACAGTGGTAATATTATGCTATCAGAGGATCATCTTTCTCCATCATTTGTTGAACTTAATTCTCTTGTACTATAA
- the LOC103971778 gene encoding putative glutaredoxin-C14 has translation MDKVMKMASQRAVVVFSLSSCCMCHTVLSLFHDLGVNATIHELDEDPRGREMERALARLVGRNPPVPVVFIGGKLVGSTDRIMSLHLGGKLVPLLREAGALWV, from the coding sequence ATGGACAAGGTGATGAAGATGGCATCACAACGAGCAGTGGTAGTCTTCAGCTTGAGCTCATGCTGCATGTGCCATACTGTTTTGAGCCTCTTCCATGACCTTGGTGTCAATGCCACCATCCATGAGCTCGACGAGGACCCAAGGGGGAGAGAGATGGAGAGGGCTCTTGCCAGGCTTGTGGGGCGTAATCCGCCGGTGCCAGTAGTATTCATTGGAGGCAAGCTGGTTGGATCCACAGACAGGATCATGTCACTGCACCTTGGTGGTAAACTGGTCCCTCTTCTTCGTGAGGCAGGTGCTCTTTGGGTATAG